The proteins below are encoded in one region of Patescibacteria group bacterium:
- the aspS gene encoding aspartate--tRNA(Asn) ligase: MERTLIKDTVGQVGKTVLIDGWVSVRRDHGKIIFLDVWDRSATLQVVCTSCEAGVGDAVEITGLVKARPEKLVNTKLETGKVELEAKEIKVLAKSETYPFDMGKPELDLELPTLLDHRALTLRHERIRAIFKVQEAVAEGFRKTAKEFGCTEVFVPTVSASSTEGGSEVFRFDYFGHEAFMVQSPQLYKQIMAGVFERVYLISHIYRAEPSITTRHLVESVQLDCEIAFAEFDELVDLLGKTFAGTVAYAQETAAPSLKYLGVAPSKVYSKIPRLTLREAQQVIFERTGVDHRKEKDLMPEDEKEIGAWALEKHDSDIVIITHFPTKKRAFYSLPDPKDPEYSLSYDLLYKGLEISSGAQRVHDYDQLVEIIKERGMNPANFEMYLQAFKYGMPPHGGFSYGLERTTMKILDLPNIREASLFPRDMERVDFRLKAHEKKTGK; this comes from the coding sequence ATGGAACGGACTCTTATAAAAGATACTGTCGGGCAGGTTGGAAAGACCGTGTTAATTGACGGTTGGGTCAGCGTGCGCCGCGATCACGGAAAGATTATATTTCTTGATGTCTGGGACAGGAGTGCTACTCTTCAGGTAGTTTGTACTTCCTGCGAAGCCGGAGTGGGCGACGCGGTGGAGATAACTGGACTGGTCAAGGCCAGGCCGGAAAAACTGGTAAATACGAAACTGGAAACCGGAAAGGTGGAACTGGAGGCCAAAGAAATCAAAGTTCTGGCGAAATCAGAAACTTATCCTTTTGACATGGGTAAGCCGGAACTCGATCTGGAACTGCCGACGCTGCTTGATCACCGTGCCTTAACTCTTCGCCACGAAAGGATTAGGGCAATATTTAAGGTTCAGGAAGCCGTGGCCGAAGGTTTTCGAAAAACCGCTAAAGAATTTGGTTGTACGGAAGTTTTTGTGCCGACAGTTTCTGCCTCATCAACTGAAGGCGGTTCAGAAGTCTTTCGGTTTGATTATTTTGGACACGAGGCTTTTATGGTTCAGAGCCCCCAGCTTTACAAGCAAATCATGGCCGGAGTCTTCGAGCGGGTATATTTGATTTCTCACATCTACCGTGCTGAACCATCAATCACCACCAGACACTTGGTGGAATCAGTTCAACTGGATTGCGAAATCGCCTTTGCCGAGTTCGATGAGCTTGTTGATCTTCTGGGCAAGACATTTGCCGGAACGGTGGCTTATGCTCAGGAAACTGCGGCGCCGTCACTGAAATATCTTGGTGTGGCGCCCAGCAAAGTTTATAGCAAGATTCCCCGCCTGACCCTGCGGGAAGCTCAGCAAGTTATCTTCGAGCGAACCGGCGTTGATCATCGAAAAGAAAAGGATTTAATGCCGGAGGATGAGAAAGAGATAGGCGCTTGGGCACTGGAAAAACATGATAGCGATATAGTAATAATCACTCATTTCCCAACCAAGAAACGGGCGTTTTATTCTCTGCCGGATCCTAAAGATCCAGAATACAGTTTGAGCTATGACTTGCTTTATAAAGGCCTGGAAATTAGCAGTGGGGCCCAGCGGGTTCACGACTATGACCAATTAGTGGAAATAATTAAGGAGCGGGGAATGAATCCGGCCAATTTTGAGATGTACCTTCAGGCTTTTAAATATGGAATGCCGCCGCATGGGGGCTTTTCCTACGGTTTGGAGCGAACGACAATGAAGATTCTGGATCTACCAAACATTCGGGAAGCTTCGCTTTTTCCCCGCGATATGGAGCGGGTAGACTTTCGGTTAAAAGCTCATGAAAAAAAAACTGGTAAGTAG
- the recJ gene encoding single-stranded-DNA-specific exonuclease RecJ, whose product MKWNILAKSNVQSKKLKIVDSLLENRGISSKKDREEFLNPPFPDFKLDSRKAVTRIRRAVKKKEPIVVYGDYDADGICATAIMWEALNKLGAKVLPFIPSREKEGYGLSVDGIDTILADKKHAGTKLIIAVDSGIVAHKAVDYAAKKKIDVIILDHHEKPKKLPKAYAIIHTPKLCAAGVAYFMARAMGLEDNLLELAAIATITDLLPLVGINRSIVKFGLEALQRTPRVGLRALFDVAGINSIGTYEIGYIVGPRLNASGRIESALTALRLLCTNDSSKARELAKILNDTNKDRQTMTADMSDHAKLKALSVKRDEDRILVIDHESYHQGVIGLVAGKLVEEYYLPAIVIAKADGVSKASARSIAGFNIIEAIRACDKLLINAGGHPMAAGFSIETARIEEFKIAISEYARKQITDDLLERNLRVDMELPLDQVTMELYQEITKMAPFGLGNPEPVFASTVAVENIRTVGQDGKHLKLVVSGLDAIAFNMGGWLPKLKVGDSIRIAYSISLDTFNFNHKLQLKVKDLRVSPFS is encoded by the coding sequence ATGAAGTGGAACATTTTAGCCAAGTCAAATGTTCAAAGTAAAAAGTTAAAAATTGTTGACAGTCTTTTGGAAAACAGAGGAATTTCTTCCAAAAAAGATCGGGAAGAATTTTTAAACCCGCCATTTCCGGACTTTAAATTAGATTCGAGGAAAGCGGTCACAAGAATTCGCCGGGCAGTAAAGAAAAAGGAGCCGATTGTGGTCTACGGTGATTATGACGCTGACGGTATTTGCGCCACGGCGATTATGTGGGAAGCCCTGAACAAATTAGGGGCAAAAGTTTTGCCTTTTATCCCGTCGCGGGAAAAAGAAGGTTATGGTTTGTCAGTTGACGGTATCGATACCATTCTGGCCGATAAAAAACATGCTGGAACAAAATTAATTATCGCTGTCGACAGCGGTATTGTGGCCCATAAGGCCGTGGACTACGCCGCAAAGAAAAAAATTGATGTCATTATTCTTGATCATCACGAAAAACCCAAAAAGCTGCCAAAAGCTTACGCCATTATTCACACGCCAAAACTTTGCGCGGCGGGCGTTGCCTATTTTATGGCCCGGGCAATGGGACTTGAAGATAATCTTCTGGAACTGGCGGCGATTGCCACGATCACTGATCTATTGCCTCTGGTTGGAATCAATCGGTCGATCGTCAAATTTGGTCTGGAGGCCCTGCAGAGAACACCGCGAGTCGGACTACGGGCGTTGTTTGATGTGGCGGGGATAAACAGCATCGGAACCTATGAAATCGGTTATATCGTCGGTCCGAGGCTAAATGCCTCCGGAAGGATTGAAAGCGCCTTAACCGCCTTGCGACTGCTTTGTACCAACGATTCGAGTAAAGCCCGGGAGTTAGCAAAAATTTTAAATGATACCAATAAAGATCGGCAAACAATGACGGCGGATATGAGCGACCATGCCAAACTGAAGGCATTAAGTGTTAAGCGGGACGAGGACAGGATATTGGTAATCGATCATGAATCGTACCACCAGGGTGTCATCGGTCTGGTTGCCGGCAAACTGGTAGAGGAATACTATCTGCCGGCAATTGTTATTGCCAAAGCTGATGGGGTGAGTAAGGCTTCGGCCAGATCTATTGCCGGCTTTAATATTATCGAAGCGATAAGAGCTTGCGATAAACTTCTGATTAATGCCGGTGGTCATCCGATGGCGGCTGGATTCTCGATTGAAACCGCAAGGATAGAGGAGTTCAAGATTGCGATTAGTGAATACGCTAGAAAACAAATAACCGATGATCTGCTGGAAAGAAATCTGCGGGTGGATATGGAATTGCCACTGGACCAAGTAACCATGGAACTTTATCAGGAGATAACTAAAATGGCGCCGTTTGGCTTGGGCAATCCGGAACCGGTTTTTGCCAGTACAGTGGCGGTGGAAAATATCCGGACGGTTGGTCAGGATGGGAAACACCTGAAATTGGTTGTCAGCGGTCTTGATGCCATCGCTTTCAATATGGGAGGCTGGCTGCCCAAACTAAAAGTAGGCGATTCAATTCGGATCGCCTACTCAATTTCCCTGGATACTTTTAATTTCAATCATAAACTTCAGCTCAAAGTTAAAGATCTTCGGGTGTCACCCTTTTCCTAG
- a CDS encoding CCA tRNA nucleotidyltransferase, producing MLESYHMIELPDQVQEFINTVEKAGFEAYAVGGSVRDTLLGRPTKQWDFTTNAMPGEIQKIFPDSFYNNKYGTVGVKVDGDIYEITTFRKEGKYSDIRHPDEISWAKTLEEDLARRELTISAIATDGKKIIDPYRGREDLQKKVVKSVGNPNDRFKEDALRMIRAIRIATQLGFNIEEKTFAAIKENAGLITTVSGERIREELIKILSSDYPADGVQLLYNAGLLDYILPELTKGVGMRQPGHHISDVFTHSLDALRFTKNPDWLVRFATLIHDIGKPATYKELNEKPTFYNHEVVGAHIARDIANRLHFSKEDREKLYLLVRWHMFTVSELLTDAAIRRFIKRVGPENTSDMLDLRIGDRLGSGSRETSWRLEKFKERIIEVQKHTPSVKDLKVNGKDVMEVLHIKPGPKVGQVLNKLFDEITEDPSKNNREYLLSRIPSLLPKDK from the coding sequence ATGCTAGAATCATATCATATGATCGAGCTTCCGGATCAAGTTCAGGAATTCATTAACACCGTCGAAAAAGCCGGTTTTGAGGCTTATGCTGTCGGCGGTTCCGTCCGGGATACTCTCTTAGGTAGACCGACAAAACAGTGGGACTTTACGACAAACGCCATGCCGGGTGAAATCCAAAAGATTTTCCCGGATAGCTTTTATAACAACAAATACGGCACTGTCGGAGTAAAAGTTGACGGAGATATTTATGAAATCACGACTTTTCGCAAAGAAGGAAAATATTCCGATATCCGCCACCCTGACGAAATTTCCTGGGCCAAAACTCTTGAGGAAGATTTAGCCAGAAGAGAGTTAACCATCTCGGCCATAGCCACCGACGGCAAGAAAATAATTGACCCTTATCGCGGCCGGGAAGATTTGCAAAAGAAAGTTGTCAAATCCGTCGGCAACCCGAACGATCGCTTTAAAGAGGACGCTTTGCGCATGATCCGGGCAATTCGTATTGCCACCCAATTGGGTTTTAACATTGAGGAAAAAACCTTTGCCGCTATCAAGGAAAACGCCGGGCTCATTACTACTGTCAGCGGCGAAAGGATTCGCGAAGAACTGATAAAAATTTTATCATCCGACTACCCGGCCGACGGTGTCCAACTTTTATATAACGCCGGGTTACTGGACTATATTTTGCCGGAACTAACCAAGGGTGTGGGCATGAGACAACCCGGTCACCACATCAGTGATGTCTTTACTCATAGTCTTGACGCTCTGCGGTTTACTAAGAATCCCGACTGGCTGGTGCGGTTTGCGACTCTAATTCATGACATCGGCAAACCGGCTACCTATAAAGAATTAAACGAAAAGCCGACTTTCTATAACCATGAAGTCGTGGGCGCCCACATTGCCAGAGATATTGCCAACCGGTTGCACTTTAGCAAAGAAGACAGAGAAAAACTGTATCTGCTGGTCCGGTGGCACATGTTCACTGTCAGTGAACTGCTCACTGACGCTGCTATCCGCCGGTTTATCAAAAGAGTTGGCCCGGAAAACACCAGCGATATGCTGGATTTACGTATTGGTGACAGATTAGGTTCCGGTTCCCGGGAAACTTCCTGGAGATTAGAGAAATTTAAAGAAAGAATTATTGAGGTTCAAAAACACACGCCATCGGTTAAAGATCTTAAGGTAAACGGCAAAGATGTTATGGAAGTCTTGCATATTAAACCCGGCCCTAAAGTCGGCCAGGTCTTAAACAAATTATTCGATGAAATTACTGAAGACCCGTCAAAAAATAACCGGGAATATTTACT